In Nonlabens agnitus, the DNA window TTGGGCTACGGCAAGGACATATTTGAGCTGTGTGATGGTCATTATAGATATTTTCTACAAAATTAAAACAATGTATTTACTTACTCTATGGCTATGTGAGTCATTTCTTATAATTCTTTCCTTTGTTATTTAACATTTTACCAACTTAAAGCACTTCTACCATGGGTAATTTAGTGCAAACTGAAAAAACCAAACCAGATGGCAACGATTACATTAAGCGGTAATGAAATACACACTGTAGGTTCACTTCCCGAAGTAGGATCACAAGCTCCAGATTTTGAATTACTAAAGGATGACCTTTCTACCACAACTCTAGCCGATTTTAAAGGCAGTCGTGTGGTGTTCAATATTTTCCCAAGTATTGATACAGACGTTTGCGCCACATCAGTGCGCAACTTCAATAAACGTGCGACAGATTTAGAAAATACAAAAGTGGTGAGTGTTTCTAGGGATACACCTTTCGCACTCAAGAGATTTACTAAGGACGAAGACACTAACAATGTCATGAATTTGAGTGACATTAGAACAGGAGAATTTGGTGAGAGCTATGGCTTGACCATTGTCGATGGGCCTTTTGAAGGTTTCCATTCCAGAGCGGTGGTTGTGGTTGATGAAAATGGAAAAGTCATTTACAATCAACAAGTTCCAGAAATAGGTCAAGAACCTGATTACCTTGAAGCGCTAAAATCCCTGCTATAATTGGGGTTTAAACAATTTGTAAAAGGAAGATTAAAGGGTTGTGTCTATGCTTTTAACGGCGCCGCAACCCTTATTAAAACAGAACCTAGCATACAGGTTCAAATATTTCTGTCCATTATAGTAACCGCGATGGGCTTCTACTTCCAGATCACGACAACCCAATGGATGTTCCAGTGCTTTGCGATAGGATTAGTACTCACTGCCGAAGGTATCAACAGTGCCATTGAGGCCGTAGCAGATTTTATACATCCAGATTTTCACGTCAAAATAGGCCACATTAAAGATATTGCCGCTGGTGCCGTGTTCTTTGCAGCAGTTATTGCCATCATCATTGGTCTCATCATCTACATTCCCTATTTTCAAGATTTGATGCAACCTTTATTTGCATAAACAACTAGTTACTGCCTTAAAGAAACCATACAATATTGCTATTTTTGCTCGTTCACTATTGATATGGCCCGCAAAAAATCAACTACTAAAAAGAAAGCCACAGGCAAGACCAATTCCCTATCCATGCCGTCCTTTAAACTATCTCGTTTACAGGAAGTTATTGTAGGTTTTTTTCTCATTGCTCTAGGTATCGTCTTTTTACTATCGTTCACCTCATTCCTACTTACCTGGCGCAGCGATCAAAGCATTTTGGGACGACTCACAGAACGTGAACTGGAAGCTCAAAACTGGCTCAGCAAACTTGGTGCATGGTTGGGCAACGTTTTCGTTTATGACGGGTTCGGTATTGCGGCTTTTTCCATCGCCATTCTACTCATTATTACAGGAACTTACTTATTTGCAGCAAAGCGTGGAGCGTTTTCGCTTTCGCGAAAGCGAATTTCCCTTCTATGGATTTGGGGTCTGCCGCTCATGCTGTGGCTGTCCGTATTTTTTGGGTTTTTCCACCAGAGCATACCATTATTGGGCGGTATGGTGGGCATGGAACTTAACGACTTCATGCAAGATTACATTGGTTTGATAGGAACCATTATTGTCATGGCGTTTCTCGCACTTATTTATCTCACCTTGAGATTGGGCGTCACTCCAGAGAAAATAAGCAGCTACTTCAAACGTAAATCGGCTCAGGTTAAAGAAGGATTTGATCCATTGGAAAATATTGAAGCGACTGACGAGGAAACCGATTGGAAAACCAATACCATTGAAGGCCAAACGATAGGCGATGACAATGTCGATCTTACCGAGATCACAATCACTGAAGACGATGAAGAAGAAATTCCAGAACCTGTCCTAAAAACCGAACCCATTAGTCCTATTATTACTTCTATTCCAGCCACCGGCGACGGTGATGACATAGGCATGGACATAGAGCAAACGGTCGATGAAGAAGAAGTGTTTGACAATAAGGCGTCGAAGTTGGTGCAGGATTTTGGCGAATTTGATCCGACCCTAGAATTAAGCAACTACCAGTTCCCGCCTATTGATCTTTTAAAGGATTATACTAAAGGTAAAACCATCACCATCAACGAGCAAGAACTGCAAGCGAACAAAGATCGCATCGTGGACACGCTCAAGAATTACAAAATAGGCATTGCCAAAATCACAGCTACTGTTGGACCTACGGTAACTCTATATGAAATTGTACCAGAGGCTGGTGTGCGTATCTCTAAAATCAAGAATCTAGAGGACGATATCGCTTTATCACTTGCGGCACTTGGAATTAGAATCATCGCTCCTATTCCTGGTAAAGGTACCATAGGTATTGAGGTGCCTAATCAAAACCCTTCTATTGTATCCATGCGATCTGTGATTGCATCGCCCAAGTTCCAAAATGCAGAAATGGCGCTGCCTATTGCTTTTGGAAAGACCATCAGCAACGAGACCTTTGTCGTGGATCTTGCCAAAATGCCTCACCTACTCATGGCTGGTGCTACAGGTCAAGGTAAATCGGTAGGATTGAATGCGGTGCTGACCTCACTACTATACTCAAAACACCCAGCCGAAGTCAAATTCGTACTGGTAGATCCCAAAAAAGTAGAATTAACGCTCTTCAATAAAATCGAGCGTCATTATCTCGCAAAACTTCCAGACAGCGAGGAAGCTATCATTACTGACAATTCCAAAGTTATCAATACGCTCAACAGCCTGTGTATTGAAATGGACCAGCGTTATGACATCTTGAAAGAGGCCATGTGCCGTAACATTAAGGAGTATAATGCAAAGTTTAAGGCTAGAAAACTGAACCCAGCAAATGGACACAAGTTCCTACCTTATATAGTATTGGTAGTGGACGAGTTTGCAGACCTGATCATGACCGCTGGTAAAGAGGTAGAAACACCCATCGCGAGATTGGCACAACTGGCTCGAGCCATCGGGATTCACTTGATTATTGCAACGCAGCGACCATCGGTTAATGTGATAACTGGTATGATCAAGGCAAACTTCCCAGCGCGTGTGTCATTTAGGGTACAACAAAAAGTCGATTCCAGGACCATTCTGGACAGTGGTGGCGCAGATCAATTGATAGGTCGTGGTGACATGTTGTACACTTCTGGAAATGAGATCATCCGTATTCAATGTGCCTTTGTAGACACGCCAGAAGTGGAGAAAATCACAGATTTTATAGGCTCACAAAAGGCTTACCCAGACGCTCATCTCCTACCAGAATACGTGGGCGAGGAAGGTGGCACAAGTCTTGATATTAGTATAGAAGAGCGTGATGCTAAGTTCAAGGAAGCCGCTGAAATTATCGTGGTAGCACAACAAGGCAGCGCCTCATTATTGCAACGCAAGTTAAAACTGGGCTACAATCGTGCCGGTAGAATTATTGACCAACTGGAGGCCGCTGGAATCGTAGGTGGTTTTGAAGGTAGTAAAGCCCGTCAGGTGCTCATTCCAGACTTAGCGTCGCTAGAAGTATTTTTAAATGCAGAAAAGCAGAATTAAATGAAAATGAAGAATTTATATCTATTGCTGGTGGTTTTTTTCGCTTTCGCGAAAGCGGGAACAGCACAATCCAATCAAGCATCAAAATTGCTGGATGAAGTGGCAGCAAAATATAAGAGCTATGACAATGTCACTTTTACCTATAAGGGAAATCTGAAAAACTCTAAAGCCAACTTTGATACAGACTTACAAGGTGAGGCAAAATTGAGTGGCAATAAGTACAATGCGACCTACAATGGTACAACCTATATGTACGATGGTAGAAAATTGTACACGATCAATCGTGAGGACGAACAAGTCACCATTGCCACCCAAAACAATGACGGTAGTGAAATGATCAATCCTTCCAACATCATGACGTTCTATCAAAAAGGTTACAACAAGGAATTAGATATTGTACAAAACGTGAAGGGAAGAAAAATCCAATACGTGAAGCTCACACCTATCAAATCAGGATCTGACTACAAGAATATTCTTTTGGGAATCGATGCCAATACCAAGCATATTTACAACACCATCATTACAGAGCGCAGCGGCACGGTGATTACGTTTACGCTGCAAACCTTTAAGACGAATGAGCCTTTAGCTAAAAACTGTTTTACCTTTGATCCTAGCCAGTATAAAAACTGGGACATTGAGGAAATGAACTAGCTTGAAAATACTGGATCGCTACATATTGACACAATTTATAAAGACGTTCTTGAGCGTCTTTATTGTGTTAATGTTTATTTTGATCCTGCAGGCCATCTGGCTATACATCAAGGACATTGCTGGTAAAGACATTGACCTAATTACCATAGGTAAATTCATGATGTATACCATACCGGTAATCGTACCGCTGGCATTACCACTTAGTATCTTACTGGCATCGATCATGGTCTTTGGGAACATGGCAGAAAACTATGAGTTTGCCGCCATGAAATCCAACGGTATATCACTACAGCGCGCCATGCGCAGCTTGATGATTGTCATCTTTTCATTAGGAATCACCAGTTTTGTTTTTGCAAACACGGTTATTCCATGGGGAAACCTAAAGCAGCGTAATTTAAGACGTAACATCGCGCAGGTCAAACCAGCGATGGCGATCAGTAAAAACGTGTTTAATCAGTTAGGTGATATCAACATCAAGGTTTCTGACAAGACCGGAGATCGTGGGCAATATCTGGACGATGTTATTATTCATAAGAAAAGTCCTGGTAGATCAGGAAACTGGAGAGTAATAAAAAGCGAAAAGGGTGAACTTAAAAGTTCACTCAAGTCAGATATCATTCAGTTGGTATTGACTAACGGGAATTATTACGAGGATCTTTTTGTGAACGATCCTAGAAAGCGAGCTTCATCACCTTTTGTAAAAAGCTATTTTGAGACCTATACTTTGAATGTCGATGTATCAGAGTTGAATGATGTAGACATGGATAAGGAAAATGTCACCGATGATTATCAAATGTTGAAGATCAACGAGCTTCAAACTCAGATTGATTCGTTTTCCGCCAGTTACAATACCCAAAAAGACATCTACAACCAAACCCAATTGCTCAAATGGTCACCCAACAAATTGACAGACCGGGTTTCTAAATACCTGGATTCAACTGCCGTTAAGAAAACTTTTTTTGAGCGGCTATCTCTCAACGATCAAAAGCGTGCGGTGGATGTAGCAACAAATAAGGCCACCCAGCAAATCTATAGCATCACGGCTCGTAAAGAGCAGCTGCAACGAGAACAGGTGCGACTTAATAAATATGAGATCGAGATCCACAAAAAATACGTACTAGGCGTTGCTTGTATCATTCTGTTCTTTATAGGTGCGCCATTGGGTGCGATCATTAGAAAAGGTGGTATGGGTTTACCACTCGTTGTGGCCACCATGTTTTTTCTCACCTACCACTTTATCGGAATCTTTGCAGAAAAATCTGCAGCCGAAGGTGCCTTTCCAGCATGGCTAGGTGCCTGGATGAGTACCTTGATTATTTTCCCCATAGGCGTATTTTTAACCTATAGAGCCACGACAGATCAAGGATTCTTTGATTTGGGCGGCAGCATCAATTCCTTACTCAATAGGTTCAAAAAGAAACCCAAGAGCCCTACCACAGTAGCATAATCCCGTATCTTTGCATAGAATTGAAAGAGCAAAAGTACCATGGTTACAGAACAGCAACAGACAAAGATTCAACTGGATCGTATAGAAGATGCTATTGAAGACATCAAGAACGGCAAAGTCATTATTGTTGTCGATGATGAGAATAGAGAGAATGAAGGTGATTTTTTAGCCAGTGCTCAATCAGTCACTCCAGAAATGATCAACTTTATGGCGACTCACGGTCGTGGATTGATCTGTTGTCCTATCACAGAAAAACGAGTCAAAGAACTGGAGCTTCCCATGATGGTCAATAATAATTCTGACCCTATGGAAACTGCATTTACGGTTTCTGTAGATCTACGTGGTCATGGTGTCACCACTGGTATCAGTGCCAGTGACCGCGCTCTTACCATCAAAGCCATTATCGACAAGAATACCAAGTCGCACGACTTGAGCAAACCAGGCCATATTTTCCCATTAAAGGCAAGAGATGGTGGCGTTCTAAGAAGAACTGGTCATACAGAAGCTGCGATAGATTTTGCCAGATTGGCCGGCCATGAACCTGCAGGTGTGATCGTAGAGATCATGAATGAAAACGGCACCATGGCAAGATTGCCACAATTGATGGAAGTGGCACGCAAGCATGATCTTAAGCTGGTGAGCATTGAAGATCTAGTAGCCTATCGCATGAAGAACGATAGCTTGATTGTGAAGAAAGAGGACTTTGAGTTGAAGACTCGATTTGGCAACTATCGCTTGAGAGCCTATCAACAGACGACAAACGATCAGATCCATCTAGCGTTGACCTTGGGCGATTGGGATCACGACGATGTGGTGTTGACCAGAATGAATTCGACTCAAGTGAACAACGACCTCTTCTCTACCCTAACGTCAGAGGCAGATCGTAAACTGGACGCTATGTTTGAGCGCTTGAATAAAGAAGGAAAAGGAGCGATTGTGTTCATCAATCAGCAGTTTGAACCAGAAAACATGCTGGGCCGACTGGAAGAACTCAAAGCACTCCAGGAAAACGGCACCCATAAAGCGCCTAGACGCCACTTGGACAACAAGGATTACGGTATAGGCGCACAGATTTTGCACGATTTGAATATCTCAAAACTCAAGTTGATGACTAATAGTGAGCAAAGCAAACGCATCGGGATCATAGGCTATGACCTTGAAATTGTAGAAACGGTAGAATATTAGAATCAAGATTAAAATTATATCGCTTTTTGTAAACGCAGTGAACAAAAGTTTATATTGAGCGTAGTCGAAATACGAAGGCGATCTCCATAATATGCCCATTAACAACATAACAGAGCAAGATTCTAATCACGATCATCTAGAGACGATGAGCACTCGTGAATTGTTGGAGGCGATAAATCAAGAAGACCAGCAGGTGGCCTCTGCAGTTCAAAAAGTCCTGCCCGAAATAGAACAACTAGTCGATGTTATCGCTGAAAAGATGAACAATGGCGGTCGTCTTTTTTACATAGGCGCTGGTACGAGTGGCCGTTTGGGAATTCTGGATGCCAGCGAGTGTCCGCCTACCTTTGGCGTTGCTCCCGGAAAAGTGATAGGCATTATTGCCGGTGGTGATCAAGCGATCAGAAACGCCGTAGAAAATGCCGAGGATGACACAGCACAGGCGATTAAGGATCTTGAAAAACATGATATTACAGATAAGGATGTCGTCATAGGCATAGCTGCCAGTGGTCGCACTCCATATGTCATAGGCGGACTTCAAGCCTCCCAAAATCGTGGAATAATAACAGGAGGAATTACGTGTAATCCTGGTAGTAAGTTAAATGAGATAGCCCATCATTCTATAGTTCCCGTAGTAGGACCAGAATTTGTAACCGGCAGTAGTCGTATGAAAGCTGGAACGGCACAGAAAATGGTACTCAACATGATCAGTACAAGCGTGATGATCAAATTGGGTCACATTAAAGGAAATAAAATGATTGACATGCAATTGAGTAACGACAAACTCGTTGATAGAGGTACGCGAATGATTATGGAAGCCACGAGAATGGATTATGAACAGTCGCGGGAACTTCTTAAAAAATACGGTAGCGTGCGAGCTGTTCTGGATCATATAGGATTATGCTAATGGAAAACCAACAACCATCAACGGATCGAGAGGTTTTAAGTAAAGGTGTGAAGCGTCTCATGATGGCGATTCCGTTTTTCTTCTTGGGTCCTATCTTAATCTATATAGGCGCTGGTAGCGAGCATCCCATTATTTTCTTGATGCCTGGAATTGCTTTTGCCATTTTAGCCATTGTATTTATGTATCAAGGGATCCAGACGATTTTGGATTCTATGTTTAAGAGCAACAAAACCCGTTAGATGCAAAAATCAATTCTTCTTTTATGGATCATTACTTTTTTGGTAGGCTGCAAGCAAAGTGATTCTTCGTTATCTATCGAACAGATAACGCCTGATACAACGATGAAGGTTGAAGAAATTGAACCAGCCGTTGCTGATGTTGAAATGGCGCATGAGAAGTATGCTTTTCTAAATAAGCAAGTGGTTCAATTTGATTTGGATCTGAGTTTTGGTGGCCAGCCAAGACTCAACGGTACTGTTTCCTTGTCCACCGATTCCAAATACGTAAGAATTGACAAGGCCGATGGAACCACACTAATTTATGACGGTGATAAGGTTTGGATGAGTCCGCAGGATGCTGACGATAGTGGAGCGCGATTTGACATTTTTACTTGGAGTTACTTTTTCTCCTTACCATACAAACTTACTGATGATGGCACCATCATCAACGTTTTAGCCGATACCCAAGATTACAAAATAATCCAACTCACCTTCGAGCAAGGCACAGGCGATGCACCAGATGATTGGTACGAGATTTATGTGGATAAAGAAACGAATCGAATAGACCATGCGGGTTACATTGTTACCTATGGAGGCACACCAGCAGATAAGGCAGCGCAAAATGCTCATGCGATCGCATATGGAGAATATAAAGAAGTGAATGACATTCCTTTCGCCACGTCCTGGAAGTTTTATAACTACTCATATAAAATAGATCGATCTAATATCATAGGTGAAGCGACCATAACCAATATCCAAT includes these proteins:
- the tpx gene encoding thiol peroxidase, translated to MATITLSGNEIHTVGSLPEVGSQAPDFELLKDDLSTTTLADFKGSRVVFNIFPSIDTDVCATSVRNFNKRATDLENTKVVSVSRDTPFALKRFTKDEDTNNVMNLSDIRTGEFGESYGLTIVDGPFEGFHSRAVVVVDENGKVIYNQQVPEIGQEPDYLEALKSLL
- a CDS encoding diacylglycerol kinase family protein; the protein is MGFKQFVKGRLKGCVYAFNGAATLIKTEPSIQVQIFLSIIVTAMGFYFQITTTQWMFQCFAIGLVLTAEGINSAIEAVADFIHPDFHVKIGHIKDIAAGAVFFAAVIAIIIGLIIYIPYFQDLMQPLFA
- a CDS encoding DNA translocase FtsK, which translates into the protein MARKKSTTKKKATGKTNSLSMPSFKLSRLQEVIVGFFLIALGIVFLLSFTSFLLTWRSDQSILGRLTERELEAQNWLSKLGAWLGNVFVYDGFGIAAFSIAILLIITGTYLFAAKRGAFSLSRKRISLLWIWGLPLMLWLSVFFGFFHQSIPLLGGMVGMELNDFMQDYIGLIGTIIVMAFLALIYLTLRLGVTPEKISSYFKRKSAQVKEGFDPLENIEATDEETDWKTNTIEGQTIGDDNVDLTEITITEDDEEEIPEPVLKTEPISPIITSIPATGDGDDIGMDIEQTVDEEEVFDNKASKLVQDFGEFDPTLELSNYQFPPIDLLKDYTKGKTITINEQELQANKDRIVDTLKNYKIGIAKITATVGPTVTLYEIVPEAGVRISKIKNLEDDIALSLAALGIRIIAPIPGKGTIGIEVPNQNPSIVSMRSVIASPKFQNAEMALPIAFGKTISNETFVVDLAKMPHLLMAGATGQGKSVGLNAVLTSLLYSKHPAEVKFVLVDPKKVELTLFNKIERHYLAKLPDSEEAIITDNSKVINTLNSLCIEMDQRYDILKEAMCRNIKEYNAKFKARKLNPANGHKFLPYIVLVVDEFADLIMTAGKEVETPIARLAQLARAIGIHLIIATQRPSVNVITGMIKANFPARVSFRVQQKVDSRTILDSGGADQLIGRGDMLYTSGNEIIRIQCAFVDTPEVEKITDFIGSQKAYPDAHLLPEYVGEEGGTSLDISIEERDAKFKEAAEIIVVAQQGSASLLQRKLKLGYNRAGRIIDQLEAAGIVGGFEGSKARQVLIPDLASLEVFLNAEKQN
- a CDS encoding LolA family protein, which translates into the protein MKMKNLYLLLVVFFAFAKAGTAQSNQASKLLDEVAAKYKSYDNVTFTYKGNLKNSKANFDTDLQGEAKLSGNKYNATYNGTTYMYDGRKLYTINREDEQVTIATQNNDGSEMINPSNIMTFYQKGYNKELDIVQNVKGRKIQYVKLTPIKSGSDYKNILLGIDANTKHIYNTIITERSGTVITFTLQTFKTNEPLAKNCFTFDPSQYKNWDIEEMN
- a CDS encoding LptF/LptG family permease, with translation MKILDRYILTQFIKTFLSVFIVLMFILILQAIWLYIKDIAGKDIDLITIGKFMMYTIPVIVPLALPLSILLASIMVFGNMAENYEFAAMKSNGISLQRAMRSLMIVIFSLGITSFVFANTVIPWGNLKQRNLRRNIAQVKPAMAISKNVFNQLGDINIKVSDKTGDRGQYLDDVIIHKKSPGRSGNWRVIKSEKGELKSSLKSDIIQLVLTNGNYYEDLFVNDPRKRASSPFVKSYFETYTLNVDVSELNDVDMDKENVTDDYQMLKINELQTQIDSFSASYNTQKDIYNQTQLLKWSPNKLTDRVSKYLDSTAVKKTFFERLSLNDQKRAVDVATNKATQQIYSITARKEQLQREQVRLNKYEIEIHKKYVLGVACIILFFIGAPLGAIIRKGGMGLPLVVATMFFLTYHFIGIFAEKSAAEGAFPAWLGAWMSTLIIFPIGVFLTYRATTDQGFFDLGGSINSLLNRFKKKPKSPTTVA
- the ribB gene encoding 3,4-dihydroxy-2-butanone-4-phosphate synthase; this encodes MVTEQQQTKIQLDRIEDAIEDIKNGKVIIVVDDENRENEGDFLASAQSVTPEMINFMATHGRGLICCPITEKRVKELELPMMVNNNSDPMETAFTVSVDLRGHGVTTGISASDRALTIKAIIDKNTKSHDLSKPGHIFPLKARDGGVLRRTGHTEAAIDFARLAGHEPAGVIVEIMNENGTMARLPQLMEVARKHDLKLVSIEDLVAYRMKNDSLIVKKEDFELKTRFGNYRLRAYQQTTNDQIHLALTLGDWDHDDVVLTRMNSTQVNNDLFSTLTSEADRKLDAMFERLNKEGKGAIVFINQQFEPENMLGRLEELKALQENGTHKAPRRHLDNKDYGIGAQILHDLNISKLKLMTNSEQSKRIGIIGYDLEIVETVEY
- the murQ gene encoding N-acetylmuramic acid 6-phosphate etherase, whose translation is MPINNITEQDSNHDHLETMSTRELLEAINQEDQQVASAVQKVLPEIEQLVDVIAEKMNNGGRLFYIGAGTSGRLGILDASECPPTFGVAPGKVIGIIAGGDQAIRNAVENAEDDTAQAIKDLEKHDITDKDVVIGIAASGRTPYVIGGLQASQNRGIITGGITCNPGSKLNEIAHHSIVPVVGPEFVTGSSRMKAGTAQKMVLNMISTSVMIKLGHIKGNKMIDMQLSNDKLVDRGTRMIMEATRMDYEQSRELLKKYGSVRAVLDHIGLC
- a CDS encoding DUF6095 family protein, yielding MENQQPSTDREVLSKGVKRLMMAIPFFFLGPILIYIGAGSEHPIIFLMPGIAFAILAIVFMYQGIQTILDSMFKSNKTR
- a CDS encoding DUF6503 family protein, with translation MQKSILLLWIITFLVGCKQSDSSLSIEQITPDTTMKVEEIEPAVADVEMAHEKYAFLNKQVVQFDLDLSFGGQPRLNGTVSLSTDSKYVRIDKADGTTLIYDGDKVWMSPQDADDSGARFDIFTWSYFFSLPYKLTDDGTIINVLADTQDYKIIQLTFEQGTGDAPDDWYEIYVDKETNRIDHAGYIVTYGGTPADKAAQNAHAIAYGEYKEVNDIPFATSWKFYNYSYKIDRSNIIGEATITNIQFKGLNEVAFSRPENAKEIKL